A window from Chitinophaga filiformis encodes these proteins:
- a CDS encoding RNA polymerase sigma factor, translating into MSHNFCNIYYQTVVYFDMIDEKELLPRILHGDLKAFEVLVKQYQGLVFHVVNRIINTKEDKEDICQEVFMKVHQHLHRFEYKSRLSTWIARIAYVTAINYGKKHNSSNTVAHPADIENYSFAEDHPGQQLDKKDVTAYINRLIAQMPEQYRTVLTLFHLNEFSYREIEEITGMPEGTVKSYLFRGRKLLKEKLSVYLKNELS; encoded by the coding sequence ATGTCTCATAATTTTTGCAACATTTATTACCAAACCGTTGTCTACTTTGACATGATTGATGAAAAGGAATTACTTCCCCGTATCCTACACGGAGATCTTAAAGCCTTTGAGGTATTGGTAAAGCAATACCAGGGATTGGTGTTCCATGTAGTCAACAGGATCATCAATACAAAGGAGGACAAGGAAGACATCTGCCAGGAGGTTTTTATGAAGGTACACCAGCACCTGCACCGTTTTGAGTATAAGTCGCGCTTATCTACCTGGATTGCGCGGATTGCTTATGTCACCGCGATCAATTATGGAAAGAAGCACAACAGCAGTAATACGGTAGCCCATCCGGCCGATATTGAGAATTACAGTTTTGCGGAAGATCATCCGGGGCAGCAGCTGGATAAAAAGGATGTAACGGCGTATATTAACAGGCTGATCGCACAGATGCCCGAGCAATACAGAACGGTATTGACATTATTTCATCTGAATGAGTTCTCCTACCGGGAGATTGAAGAAATAACCGGGATGCCGGAAGGAACAGTGAAGAGTTACCTGTTCCGTGGAAGAAAACTATTGAAGGAGAAATTAAGTGTTTATCTTAAAAATGAGCTGTCATGA
- a CDS encoding metallophosphoesterase — MRKFIRNIIVRLSNSVSSKPDKQLVFDSLSQLYKHICDGKKDKGLILTCDYEKMSMIIFSDQHKGGKDGSDDFMLAEASYLTALRYYYEKGFTLVNLGDCEELWENKPSVVLEKNRVSLLEEARFLQQGRYYRIVGNHDLEWNYQVPKDMFLKPLFGKDLKVYEGLVLKMKYKDADETIFLAHGHQGDLRSDGNAFSKWFVAAIWTPIQRWFDVRLDTLSDNFDLVDEHNVVMYEWSQQYKKTLLISGHTHKPVFASMDHIDRLTKQLMKATAQHDEERIKALQDALEKRKAEYAGKHFVKTMVSPSYFNTGCCCFSDGDITGIEIAEGFIRLIKWEQEGKNINRIVLEEAPLDYLFDQL; from the coding sequence ATGAGGAAATTTATAAGAAACATCATCGTCAGGTTGTCAAACTCGGTGTCATCAAAGCCCGATAAGCAACTGGTATTCGATTCTTTGTCGCAGTTGTATAAGCACATATGCGATGGAAAGAAGGACAAGGGACTTATATTGACATGTGATTATGAGAAGATGTCCATGATCATTTTTTCAGATCAGCATAAGGGCGGTAAAGACGGATCGGATGATTTTATGCTGGCGGAAGCATCCTACCTTACTGCCTTACGTTATTATTACGAGAAGGGATTTACATTGGTGAACCTGGGAGATTGTGAAGAGCTGTGGGAGAATAAGCCATCCGTAGTACTGGAAAAGAACAGGGTGTCCCTGCTGGAAGAAGCGCGTTTTCTGCAGCAGGGGCGTTACTACAGGATAGTAGGTAACCATGACCTGGAATGGAACTACCAGGTGCCCAAAGATATGTTCCTGAAACCCTTGTTCGGGAAGGACCTTAAAGTGTATGAAGGCCTGGTGCTGAAGATGAAATATAAGGACGCTGATGAGACAATATTCCTGGCCCACGGGCATCAGGGCGATCTCAGAAGTGACGGGAACGCCTTCAGTAAATGGTTTGTAGCGGCTATATGGACGCCTATACAGCGCTGGTTTGATGTCAGGCTGGATACCCTTTCAGACAATTTTGACCTGGTGGATGAGCATAACGTTGTCATGTACGAATGGAGCCAGCAGTATAAAAAGACATTGTTGATATCAGGACATACACATAAACCGGTATTTGCTTCCATGGACCATATAGACCGGCTCACGAAGCAGCTGATGAAGGCAACGGCGCAACATGATGAGGAACGTATAAAGGCCTTGCAGGATGCATTGGAAAAGAGAAAAGCCGAATATGCGGGAAAGCATTTTGTGAAGACGATGGTGAGCCCCAGTTATTTTAATACGGGTTGCTGCTGTTTCAGTGATGGCGATATTACCGGCATTGAGATCGCCGAAGGTTTTATCCGTCTTATCAAATGGGAACAGGAGGGAAAGAACATCAACAGGATCGTACTGGAAGAGGCGCCGCTGGATTACCTGTTTGACCAGTTATAA
- a CDS encoding proline iminopeptidase-family hydrolase has protein sequence MRNFIVLFLIVFTACNQQHGVDYQQYFMPQDSGVQTGGVKMVEIATPKGKFHVWTKRIGNNPRMKILLLHGGPGATHEFFECFESFLPKEGIELIEYDQLESYYSEQPNDSSFWTMEHYVEEVEQVRQALQLDSTNFYLLGHSWGGMLAIDYALKYQQHIKGLIISDMMASMTSYAAYNKTLRAQMRKSLVDSLEAYENNGQYGDSTYQALVMNEYYKKHICVLPEWPEAVNRCFKHLNPAVYVTMQGPSEFKPGGRLINWDRTGDLPRIKVPTLTIGAKFDTMDPEHMKWMSTQVQNGSNVYCPEGSHFSCWDDQKHYFPGLIAFMKRVDEERSGKN, from the coding sequence ATGAGAAATTTTATTGTCCTGTTCTTAATAGTCTTTACAGCATGTAATCAGCAGCATGGTGTTGACTATCAACAGTATTTTATGCCACAAGATTCCGGTGTTCAGACGGGTGGTGTGAAAATGGTGGAGATAGCAACGCCGAAGGGTAAATTTCATGTGTGGACCAAACGAATCGGTAACAACCCGCGGATGAAGATCTTACTCCTGCATGGAGGCCCAGGCGCAACACATGAATTCTTTGAATGTTTCGAAAGCTTTTTACCTAAAGAAGGTATTGAACTGATAGAATATGACCAGCTGGAATCTTACTACAGCGAGCAGCCCAACGATAGCAGCTTTTGGACAATGGAACATTATGTAGAGGAAGTAGAACAGGTACGCCAGGCATTACAACTTGACAGTACCAACTTCTACCTGCTGGGACATAGCTGGGGTGGTATGCTGGCCATAGATTATGCATTGAAGTATCAGCAACATATCAAAGGACTTATTATTTCGGATATGATGGCAAGCATGACCAGTTATGCGGCATACAATAAAACGCTGAGAGCACAAATGAGAAAGTCACTGGTCGATTCGCTGGAAGCATACGAGAACAATGGCCAATATGGCGACAGTACCTACCAGGCGCTCGTCATGAATGAATACTATAAAAAACATATCTGTGTATTGCCGGAATGGCCCGAAGCAGTCAACAGGTGTTTCAAACATCTTAACCCGGCTGTTTATGTTACCATGCAGGGGCCCAGTGAATTCAAGCCAGGTGGCCGGCTCATTAACTGGGACCGTACGGGCGACCTTCCCAGGATCAAGGTGCCAACATTGACCATAGGCGCAAAGTTTGATACAATGGACCCTGAGCATATGAAGTGGATGAGTACACAGGTACAGAACGGAAGTAATGTATACTGTCCGGAAGGCAGTCATTTCAGTTGCTGGGATGATCAAAAGCATTATTTCCCCGGGCTAATTGCGTTTATGAAACGTGTGGATGAGGAGAGATCCGGAAAGAATTAA
- a CDS encoding DUF6249 domain-containing protein has protein sequence MFAIVETLGSFIMIISVFAIIAAVINAFLNYRLKKRILDAGPVDENALKLVPAFPRLNTEMLKWGIILLFAGLGLIVLEYIPYNVEHSTLPYGIETVFIAIGFLVYFYIVRNKQHQD, from the coding sequence ATGTTTGCTATTGTCGAAACACTTGGGAGTTTTATTATGATCATTTCCGTCTTTGCGATCATTGCTGCTGTCATTAATGCATTTCTCAATTACCGGCTGAAAAAGCGCATTCTCGACGCTGGTCCGGTAGACGAAAACGCCCTGAAACTGGTACCGGCCTTTCCCCGGCTGAACACTGAAATGCTGAAATGGGGCATTATCCTCCTTTTTGCCGGCCTGGGCCTGATCGTGCTGGAGTATATTCCTTACAATGTAGAACACTCTACACTTCCCTATGGTATTGAAACCGTATTCATCGCCATCGGCTTCCTTGTATACTTCTATATCGTCAGGAACAAACAGCACCAGGATTAA
- a CDS encoding DUF4349 domain-containing protein: protein MRIPLYLVAPVMLAAACSSAPSGLSKEEESFVATADSTGLSNDITALDSPSRKRVRTADVRCRVSNVFNSLSVLEHTVTGVNGMIAESTMHNDVAMTQDVPYSADSLKRIQLYTPTANLTLRVPAASLDSVVHTLTAMATFIDYRTLKDEDKTLLYLSNSLKNDAPQAAALKPAAKGTTLDVATYQDQRQDAATDRRIANLAILDDVHYATFSVQLFQPQQADIQVIVNPEKATRAGFGTRILTALATGAETLSNLFVFLLTCWPFIIVIIAGWFGYRKMLVKN from the coding sequence ATGCGTATTCCCCTATATTTAGTGGCGCCAGTCATGCTGGCCGCTGCATGTTCAAGCGCGCCCTCAGGTCTTTCAAAAGAGGAAGAATCTTTTGTAGCGACGGCCGATTCCACTGGTCTATCCAATGACATTACCGCACTCGATTCACCCTCCCGGAAAAGGGTGCGGACAGCCGATGTACGATGCCGTGTCAGCAATGTTTTCAACTCTTTGTCAGTGCTGGAGCATACCGTCACAGGCGTAAACGGTATGATTGCTGAAAGCACCATGCACAATGATGTAGCTATGACGCAGGACGTACCTTATTCTGCAGATTCTTTAAAGCGTATACAACTGTACACGCCTACGGCCAATCTCACTTTACGTGTACCCGCGGCCAGCCTCGATTCTGTCGTGCATACATTGACGGCCATGGCTACCTTCATCGATTATCGGACGCTGAAAGATGAGGACAAAACACTGCTGTATCTTTCCAATTCATTAAAGAACGATGCACCCCAAGCTGCTGCATTAAAGCCTGCAGCAAAAGGTACTACCCTGGATGTGGCCACTTACCAGGACCAGCGCCAGGACGCTGCCACAGACCGTAGAATTGCCAACCTGGCAATCCTTGATGATGTACATTATGCCACCTTCTCTGTGCAGCTGTTTCAGCCACAACAGGCAGATATACAGGTTATCGTTAATCCGGAGAAAGCTACCCGTGCCGGCTTTGGCACAAGGATACTGACAGCCCTGGCTACAGGTGCAGAAACGCTCAGCAATCTTTTCGTATTCCTGCTTACCTGCTGGCCATTCATCATTGTGATCATTGCAGGCTGGTTTGGTTACAGGAAAATGCTTGTAAAAAATTAA
- a CDS encoding TonB-dependent receptor plug domain-containing protein, which yields MKHYKKTYTLLMLFLLAFMSKGNAQLAAYNDNKEKIYIQTNHVFFKPGDDLFFKVYLVNAKNQLVSVISSVVYVEIVGPSGSILEKLNIRVEEGYAEGHYAFGPSATGGVYKIRAYTNWMRNEKESTWFTKELTLQKVISPRVLMKLDFPKKGYGPGDEVTAAYSIRDLYGKVIPNYEIKYTVSVGGKSIENAKAKTDAAGRANIIFKLPADLNTSDGMLNITVNYGAYTEAISRSIPITLNKIDLQFMPEGGTFIENIPTNIAFRAVNEFGKPADVKGEVLDNQGNVAATFDSYHDGMGQFAFTPQAGKTYSAKVISPSGIKQPFDLPAAAKKGLVMNIDRKEKLLQFKINATQDMKIRLIGQSRDDVYYRKEISLKKGEQLIDVDPVDFPTGIARFTITNEQRIPLAERIVFLHPNRILQVKMTADKSKYLPREKVTLRLKTLDENGKPVASNFSLSVIDDKLWSLADDKQDHILSWLLMSSELHGKIEEPQFYFKEEEKAAIPSLDLVMLTHGYRYFDYIDYIEKTGKPKYNPDLNNVLSGVIVDKNGHPAKATVYLVSGIDKNLYANGNAVQQTTGDDGLFFFTDITPALNYHLIARSARKKEPITIKILEQGTGYAPLPARKTKDPFDDDDRLPPPLLAINGMPERKDAPRNKAVNKFDNPLALDGDKALQEVVVVGYFNETKRLNTGSVVTIKAEEISAANPLTQLQGRVAGLLITGATGAAGNAPQVKIRGLNSISGSDQPLYVVNGIPVANLDDAVTAVDVESIDVLKGADATAIFGSRGSNGVVLVTTRNAKNPRTIINLDRTYYYASQSVQVKNDAYTIARRFYAPKYYSPETTQRDDFRETIYWNPVVQTDRNGDAKIEFYNSDATTTFRAIAEGIGYNGKPGRTEMTYAVQPPMSVDAKIPPYMTVGDNALIPLVIRNSSSKDMAASISMVLPGNMVAGKYDSTVKVPADSAMQVLIPVKATDVVKGDITFIVTTATTTEKLSLPVTVNSNGFPVITTISGNKVTSTNFTISNMMAGSLATELKVFNNFEGQLLNDIESMLREPRGCFEQTSSSTYPNIYILKYLRSFNKSNPEVENKALTYIKNGYQRLIGFETAENGFEWFGKTPAHEALTAYGLLEFTDMQEFIKVDKKMLDRTKSFLLNRRDGKGTFTIAKNGYDAFAAVPDKIANIYIVYALTQAGIGSEIQLEYETAVKQALNSKDAYQLAMMALAASNMKHEKDFSQLMRALQETKLQSETSVTNSRAASLRVETMSLYALALAREKSPDLGAIANIISRILAEKSYYGYGSTQATILALQAIVEYRRLMGEISAASKMEIKVNNEATPAGRNIITNIKEGDNTFSVRYTDEKEAIPYQLELAYYTLLPPDNPEAELKLSTRLSTASTRVGETVRLQVEVKNIKDYLQPMSIAKIGIPGGLTVQPWQLKEIMEKNRVAYYEIFDNYLVLYWMGFAAEETKEINLDLKAEIAGKYRGKASTTYLYYMPEYKHWNQGTEITITQ from the coding sequence ATGAAGCACTATAAAAAGACTTATACCTTATTGATGCTGTTCCTGCTTGCCTTCATGAGCAAAGGGAATGCGCAACTGGCCGCATATAATGACAATAAAGAGAAGATCTACATACAGACCAACCATGTGTTTTTTAAACCCGGTGATGACCTGTTCTTTAAGGTCTACCTGGTAAATGCGAAGAACCAGCTGGTGTCTGTGATCAGTAGTGTTGTGTACGTGGAGATAGTGGGACCTTCAGGCAGTATATTGGAGAAGCTGAACATCAGGGTAGAGGAAGGATATGCAGAAGGACATTATGCATTTGGCCCGTCGGCCACCGGTGGCGTGTATAAGATTAGAGCTTATACCAACTGGATGCGGAACGAAAAGGAATCGACCTGGTTCACTAAAGAGCTCACCCTGCAAAAAGTGATCTCTCCCCGGGTACTGATGAAACTGGACTTCCCAAAAAAAGGCTATGGCCCCGGTGATGAAGTGACTGCTGCTTATTCCATCCGCGATCTATACGGCAAAGTCATTCCGAACTATGAAATAAAATACACCGTATCTGTCGGGGGAAAAAGCATTGAAAATGCAAAGGCTAAAACTGATGCAGCAGGAAGGGCAAACATCATCTTCAAACTACCGGCCGATCTGAATACAAGTGATGGTATGCTGAACATTACCGTCAACTATGGCGCCTATACAGAAGCCATTTCAAGAAGCATTCCTATTACGCTGAATAAGATCGACCTGCAGTTTATGCCGGAGGGAGGTACTTTCATTGAAAACATCCCCACCAATATTGCCTTCAGAGCAGTCAATGAGTTTGGTAAACCGGCCGACGTAAAAGGTGAAGTGCTCGACAACCAGGGAAATGTAGCCGCTACATTTGACAGCTATCACGATGGCATGGGGCAATTCGCTTTCACCCCGCAGGCAGGTAAGACCTACAGTGCAAAGGTTATTTCCCCTTCGGGAATAAAACAGCCTTTTGACCTTCCGGCCGCTGCAAAAAAAGGCCTCGTGATGAACATCGACAGAAAGGAAAAACTGTTACAGTTCAAAATAAATGCCACGCAGGACATGAAAATAAGGCTGATCGGCCAGAGCAGGGACGATGTATATTATCGTAAGGAGATCTCACTTAAAAAGGGAGAACAGCTGATCGATGTAGACCCGGTGGATTTCCCCACTGGTATTGCAAGGTTCACCATTACGAATGAACAACGTATCCCACTTGCAGAGAGAATAGTATTCCTGCATCCCAACAGGATACTGCAGGTAAAAATGACTGCCGACAAGAGTAAATATCTCCCCCGTGAAAAGGTGACCCTTCGTCTTAAAACGCTGGATGAAAACGGGAAACCTGTAGCATCCAATTTCTCACTCTCGGTAATAGACGATAAGTTATGGTCGCTCGCCGACGATAAACAGGACCATATCCTCTCCTGGTTGCTGATGAGCTCCGAGCTGCATGGTAAGATAGAGGAACCGCAGTTCTATTTCAAAGAAGAAGAAAAGGCGGCCATACCTTCACTGGACCTCGTCATGCTGACACATGGCTACCGCTACTTCGACTATATTGATTATATCGAGAAAACAGGTAAGCCAAAATATAATCCTGACCTGAACAATGTACTCAGCGGCGTGATCGTGGATAAAAATGGCCATCCGGCAAAGGCAACGGTATATCTTGTCAGTGGTATAGATAAAAACCTTTATGCCAATGGCAATGCGGTACAACAAACTACAGGTGATGATGGTTTGTTTTTCTTTACGGATATTACGCCGGCCCTGAACTACCACCTCATAGCCCGTTCTGCCCGTAAGAAAGAGCCCATTACCATCAAGATACTGGAACAGGGCACCGGTTATGCACCCTTGCCCGCCAGGAAGACAAAAGATCCTTTTGACGATGACGACCGCCTGCCTCCACCCTTACTGGCAATAAATGGCATGCCTGAACGGAAAGATGCGCCACGTAACAAAGCGGTCAACAAATTTGATAATCCCCTCGCGCTTGACGGTGATAAAGCGCTGCAGGAAGTCGTGGTTGTCGGTTACTTCAACGAAACGAAACGCCTGAACACAGGATCTGTTGTAACAATAAAAGCAGAGGAGATAAGCGCGGCCAATCCACTCACCCAATTGCAGGGCAGGGTAGCCGGCTTACTCATCACCGGCGCCACCGGAGCCGCTGGTAATGCGCCCCAGGTAAAGATCAGGGGCCTCAACTCCATTTCCGGATCAGATCAGCCCTTGTACGTCGTAAATGGTATTCCTGTCGCTAACCTGGATGATGCTGTCACCGCTGTTGATGTTGAAAGCATAGACGTACTCAAAGGGGCTGATGCCACTGCCATATTTGGCAGCAGAGGATCTAATGGCGTGGTTCTCGTCACTACCAGGAACGCCAAAAATCCAAGAACCATTATCAACCTGGATCGCACCTACTATTATGCCTCACAATCTGTACAGGTGAAGAATGATGCCTATACTATAGCAAGACGCTTCTATGCACCCAAATACTATTCTCCTGAAACAACGCAAAGGGATGATTTCAGGGAAACAATTTACTGGAATCCTGTGGTGCAGACAGACAGGAACGGAGATGCAAAAATAGAGTTCTATAATTCGGACGCTACTACCACTTTCCGCGCTATCGCCGAAGGCATTGGTTATAACGGTAAGCCTGGCAGAACAGAAATGACATATGCCGTGCAACCACCGATGAGTGTAGATGCCAAAATACCTCCTTATATGACCGTTGGAGACAATGCACTTATTCCGCTCGTTATCAGGAACAGCAGTAGCAAGGACATGGCTGCCAGTATCAGTATGGTGCTGCCGGGCAATATGGTGGCAGGTAAGTATGACAGTACCGTCAAGGTTCCTGCTGACAGCGCCATGCAGGTGCTCATTCCTGTCAAAGCCACAGATGTCGTAAAAGGAGACATCACGTTTATTGTTACTACAGCAACGACCACAGAAAAGTTGTCTCTGCCGGTAACAGTGAACAGTAATGGCTTCCCCGTCATTACTACCATTTCGGGGAATAAAGTTACCAGCACCAACTTCACGATCAGCAACATGATGGCCGGTAGCCTGGCAACAGAATTAAAAGTGTTCAACAATTTCGAAGGACAGCTGCTGAATGATATAGAATCTATGCTAAGAGAGCCCCGCGGTTGCTTTGAGCAGACTTCTTCCAGCACCTATCCGAATATTTACATCCTGAAATATCTTCGTTCTTTTAATAAAAGCAACCCTGAAGTGGAGAACAAGGCACTGACCTATATCAAAAATGGGTACCAGCGCCTGATTGGATTTGAAACAGCTGAAAATGGATTTGAATGGTTTGGTAAAACACCCGCACACGAGGCGCTCACTGCTTACGGACTGCTGGAATTCACCGACATGCAGGAGTTCATTAAGGTCGATAAAAAAATGCTGGACCGTACAAAGAGCTTCCTGTTAAACCGCAGGGATGGCAAAGGTACATTCACCATTGCTAAAAACGGGTACGACGCCTTTGCCGCAGTACCCGATAAGATCGCCAACATCTATATTGTATATGCACTTACGCAGGCCGGTATCGGAAGCGAGATACAACTGGAATATGAAACGGCTGTTAAACAGGCTTTGAACAGTAAAGATGCCTATCAGCTGGCCATGATGGCGCTTGCTGCCAGCAATATGAAGCATGAAAAAGATTTTTCTCAATTGATGAGAGCATTACAGGAAACGAAGCTCCAGTCAGAAACCAGTGTAACGAATTCAAGAGCGGCATCGCTGCGGGTAGAGACAATGTCGCTGTATGCCCTTGCGCTTGCGAGAGAAAAATCTCCCGACCTCGGCGCTATTGCCAATATAATATCCCGCATACTGGCTGAAAAGAGCTACTATGGATATGGCTCTACACAGGCCACGATACTTGCGCTGCAGGCCATTGTTGAATACAGACGACTGATGGGTGAGATATCAGCTGCATCAAAAATGGAAATAAAAGTTAATAATGAGGCAACCCCTGCAGGCAGGAATATCATCACCAACATTAAAGAAGGGGACAATACTTTCTCTGTAAGATACACGGATGAAAAAGAGGCGATCCCGTATCAGCTGGAACTGGCTTATTATACTTTGCTGCCACCGGATAATCCTGAAGCAGAGCTGAAACTATCTACGCGCCTGTCTACTGCCAGTACCAGAGTAGGTGAAACCGTAAGACTACAAGTGGAGGTA
- a CDS encoding outer membrane beta-barrel protein, giving the protein MKKQLLPICIVLLLTGSLTAMAQAPDSSRIKALKAVTVTGQKPLIRQEADRLIYDFQADPDSKGSNVLEIMRKVPYLSLDAAGNILLKGNNSYRILINGKPSALLERDPSQLLRTIPASTIQQIEVITTPPAKYDGEGLTGIINIITIKRKADGYNGTVNASEKFPANGPGAGASFALKSGQLGISAFGGANRSDQPHARNDMQRHSAGEWPAYLEQQGDKRTGRRSAYLGTEISFEADSVHLLTAQFNISGNHSDGKGFLQSNLSNPLATLQRYYLNSADDGNGNSMDAGINYQITSRKNKNNLLTFSYRYMTNGRKQGYEQIFTDTINYSIPGYRQHDNETFREHALQADYVRTFKQFSMEAGVKGIWRNNNSDFRYEYYQPSSGKFEPDPSSNRFNGNQDIFSVYNSYTFSTKKWDLKGGVRVEQTFMSAAFQSDSMHVDQQFLNVLPSLIINRKLNSNSSLNLGISRRLKRPNIYRLNPFTDRSNPSSESTGNPALRPSSITDLQLSYNWSKKMSVNAGISYSYNKHMFMEITSFDTTRYITRTAIQNNVRGGGLALNYSINYPILRWLNLNINGNAVYISVKGGSDETTVRLHTWIYALNTAAAVRLNKGWRLNASMNYIGRNQVSLQAYANAMISTSFGFNKELIKDKLSCSGTINNPCTQYRNNHTTTKGDLFTQDNHTQEYFRTVNMSINYNFGKLRQDIKKNKRGIKNDDGN; this is encoded by the coding sequence ATGAAAAAGCAATTACTTCCCATATGCATCGTCCTCCTGCTAACCGGCAGCCTGACAGCAATGGCGCAGGCGCCCGATTCATCCCGCATAAAAGCACTGAAAGCGGTCACCGTAACAGGGCAAAAGCCGTTGATCCGCCAGGAGGCAGACCGGCTTATCTATGACTTCCAGGCCGATCCGGATAGTAAAGGCAGTAATGTCCTGGAGATCATGCGCAAAGTACCTTATCTCTCGCTCGACGCGGCCGGCAACATTCTCCTGAAAGGCAACAACAGTTACCGTATACTGATCAACGGTAAGCCTTCCGCCCTGCTGGAAAGAGATCCGTCCCAGCTGCTCCGTACCATTCCCGCCTCCACTATTCAGCAGATAGAGGTCATTACCACCCCGCCTGCCAAATATGATGGCGAAGGACTGACCGGCATCATTAACATCATCACCATTAAAAGAAAAGCAGACGGCTATAACGGCACTGTTAATGCCAGTGAAAAGTTCCCTGCCAATGGCCCGGGAGCAGGCGCTTCCTTCGCCCTGAAAAGCGGGCAACTGGGAATCTCCGCGTTCGGTGGCGCCAACAGGTCTGACCAGCCACACGCACGAAACGATATGCAGCGCCATTCAGCAGGGGAATGGCCGGCATACCTCGAACAGCAAGGCGATAAACGTACAGGCCGCAGATCAGCTTACCTGGGCACAGAGATCAGCTTCGAGGCCGATAGTGTACACCTCCTTACCGCCCAGTTCAACATCAGCGGCAACCATTCCGATGGTAAGGGGTTCCTGCAGTCCAACCTTAGCAATCCCCTTGCAACCCTTCAACGTTACTACCTCAACAGCGCAGATGATGGCAACGGCAACAGTATGGACGCCGGTATCAATTACCAGATCACATCCAGGAAGAATAAAAATAACCTGCTCACCTTTTCCTACCGCTATATGACCAATGGCAGGAAACAGGGCTATGAACAAATCTTTACAGATACCATCAATTATTCCATTCCCGGCTACCGGCAGCACGACAATGAAACCTTCCGCGAGCATGCCCTTCAGGCAGATTATGTCCGTACCTTTAAGCAATTCAGTATGGAAGCAGGTGTGAAAGGAATATGGCGTAACAACAACAGCGATTTCAGGTATGAATACTATCAGCCATCTTCCGGCAAGTTTGAGCCGGATCCTTCCTCCAACCGCTTCAATGGTAACCAGGACATTTTCAGTGTATATAATTCCTATACCTTCTCCACAAAAAAATGGGATCTGAAAGGAGGTGTACGCGTTGAGCAGACATTTATGAGCGCTGCATTTCAGAGCGATTCTATGCACGTGGATCAACAGTTCCTCAATGTTCTCCCTTCCCTCATCATCAACCGGAAACTGAATAGTAACAGTTCACTAAACCTGGGCATCAGCCGGCGCCTGAAACGGCCTAATATCTACCGGCTCAATCCATTTACGGACCGGTCCAATCCTTCCAGTGAATCAACCGGGAATCCCGCGTTGCGGCCCAGCTCCATCACAGATCTCCAGCTCAGTTATAACTGGTCAAAAAAGATGTCTGTCAATGCCGGAATCAGCTATTCCTACAACAAGCATATGTTCATGGAAATAACGTCTTTTGATACTACCCGTTACATCACCCGTACTGCCATTCAGAATAATGTAAGAGGAGGCGGTCTGGCGCTGAACTACAGTATCAACTATCCCATCCTGCGCTGGCTGAACCTGAACATCAACGGCAATGCCGTCTACATCTCTGTTAAGGGCGGGTCAGATGAAACAACTGTCAGGCTGCACACATGGATATATGCCCTGAACACGGCTGCTGCTGTGCGGCTGAACAAAGGCTGGCGACTGAATGCTTCTATGAATTATATCGGACGTAACCAGGTGTCGCTACAGGCCTATGCCAATGCCATGATCAGCACCTCTTTCGGGTTTAACAAAGAGCTGATTAAAGACAAGCTATCCTGTTCGGGCACTATCAATAATCCGTGCACGCAGTACCGTAATAACCATACAACAACGAAAGGTGATCTGTTCACACAAGATAATCACACGCAGGAATACTTTCGCACCGTGAATATGAGCATCAATTATAACTTCGGTAAACTCAGGCAGGATATTAAAAAGAATAAAAGGGGCATCAAAAATGACGATGGTAACTAG